A part of Terriglobus roseus genomic DNA contains:
- a CDS encoding BlaI/MecI/CopY family transcriptional regulator — MKITKQIPKPTEGELELLTILWDRGEATVRDVFEAVNERRPVVYTGVQKLMQIMLDKGLVERDATERAHVYRAAIAKGDTERRFMRELSDRFFAGSAAQLALRALEMEPASEEDLREIRRLIATKLS; from the coding sequence ATGAAGATTACGAAGCAAATACCAAAGCCGACAGAGGGTGAGCTCGAACTCCTGACCATCCTGTGGGACCGAGGCGAAGCAACCGTCCGCGACGTGTTCGAGGCCGTGAATGAACGCCGCCCTGTGGTGTACACGGGCGTGCAAAAACTCATGCAGATCATGCTGGACAAAGGTCTGGTGGAACGCGATGCCACGGAACGCGCTCACGTTTATCGTGCCGCCATCGCAAAGGGAGATACGGAGCGTCGCTTTATGCGCGAGTTGAGCGACCGCTTCTTCGCAGGTTCAGCAGCACAGTTGGCGCTGCGTGCGTTGGAGATGGAACCTGCCAGCGAAGAGGATCTCCGCGAGATCCGCAGACTCATAGCAACAAAGCTGTCCTGA
- a CDS encoding M56 family metallopeptidase has translation MSAYLGVHTGEVVALGWTLLHFCWQSAGIALLYALVDRCTRNASASVRNGIAVTALALMPLAAIATFVEQERLVVPVQHTVQPSTQVEQQLPVIASRLGTMHTAILNEVPSAAPIVSGGELWIAEHAGVLLPCMDVLWLLGVLLLTVRAAGGWWQLRGLKLRASAAVPPEIQIAFERLKRRYELSRGVLLRMSDEVISPMVFGVWRTVVLVPMSAVAQLTPEQMEAVLAHELAHVRRWDYLVNLMQTVTECLFFFHPAVWWISHRVRDFREVCCDEAATQTCADPAIYAAALLQMEEQRFRQPQLAMALNGNGGTLLQRVRQVMGEKAMEQRQMSGIRMMTAGLALVGLYAVPHVAHSMKMEITPKPAVAPLAEVAPRVTAQPTPEVVIAVKPKVDVATVQSTNIDIADANPELNPAPAPRAVNESSSQEVKQNGMQYLDGMKAAGYPLDLNNDLDEIIRLRSIGVTPEYASAMSQAGMGKPTLKELTTLKAVGVTPDYVKSLKSSSSAPANFRDVISFKTLGVTPEYAQQMESLGLGKPTMHDLTSMKAVGVTPEYAAGLKSAGFTPKDFHELVSMRAVGVTPEYASAMAAAGFSANSSHDLVSMKAQGMTPEYAKWLKANFPNADLHAMRQAITFHIDEKFVADAKAHGFNGTDLDKLTKLKMSGLLN, from the coding sequence ATGAGCGCTTATCTTGGGGTACACACCGGAGAAGTAGTTGCACTGGGATGGACGCTGCTGCACTTCTGTTGGCAGAGTGCAGGGATAGCGTTGTTGTACGCGTTGGTGGATCGATGCACGCGGAATGCGTCTGCCTCAGTCCGGAACGGCATTGCTGTGACCGCGCTCGCGCTCATGCCGCTTGCTGCTATCGCAACCTTCGTGGAACAGGAACGGCTTGTGGTTCCGGTACAGCACACCGTGCAACCGTCCACACAGGTCGAGCAACAACTCCCCGTGATTGCATCGCGCCTGGGCACTATGCACACGGCGATTCTGAATGAGGTTCCCTCGGCCGCACCAATAGTCAGTGGAGGTGAACTCTGGATCGCAGAACACGCCGGCGTTCTGTTGCCCTGCATGGATGTCCTGTGGCTTCTGGGCGTCTTGTTACTGACAGTGAGAGCTGCGGGCGGATGGTGGCAGTTACGCGGTTTGAAATTGCGAGCAAGCGCTGCTGTACCACCGGAAATTCAGATCGCGTTTGAGCGATTGAAGCGTCGATATGAGCTAAGCCGTGGCGTTCTACTGCGCATGTCTGATGAAGTGATCTCTCCCATGGTGTTTGGTGTGTGGCGCACCGTTGTTCTTGTGCCGATGAGTGCAGTCGCACAGTTGACTCCTGAGCAGATGGAAGCAGTGTTGGCGCATGAACTGGCCCATGTGCGGCGTTGGGATTACCTGGTCAACCTGATGCAAACGGTGACAGAGTGTCTGTTCTTCTTCCATCCAGCAGTGTGGTGGATTAGCCATCGCGTTAGAGATTTTCGCGAAGTGTGTTGCGACGAAGCAGCAACACAAACCTGCGCAGATCCTGCGATCTATGCAGCAGCTCTGCTGCAGATGGAAGAACAGCGCTTCCGCCAGCCGCAACTGGCGATGGCCCTGAACGGCAATGGTGGAACGCTTTTGCAACGAGTACGACAAGTTATGGGAGAGAAAGCAATGGAGCAAAGACAGATGAGCGGAATTCGAATGATGACGGCAGGCCTGGCGCTGGTTGGACTGTATGCGGTACCTCACGTAGCGCACAGCATGAAGATGGAAATAACACCCAAGCCCGCGGTTGCCCCGTTAGCAGAAGTCGCTCCACGCGTAACCGCACAACCAACACCGGAAGTTGTTATCGCGGTGAAACCGAAGGTTGACGTTGCAACAGTTCAATCGACGAACATTGACATTGCCGATGCAAATCCAGAGCTCAACCCTGCACCTGCTCCACGTGCAGTCAATGAGAGCTCCTCGCAAGAAGTGAAGCAGAACGGCATGCAGTATCTCGACGGCATGAAAGCAGCCGGCTATCCGTTGGATCTCAATAACGATCTCGATGAAATCATCCGTCTTCGGTCAATTGGTGTAACACCCGAATATGCGAGTGCCATGTCGCAGGCTGGCATGGGCAAACCCACACTAAAAGAATTGACCACGCTGAAAGCTGTCGGTGTGACACCGGACTATGTGAAGTCGCTGAAGTCTTCCTCTTCTGCGCCAGCGAACTTTCGCGACGTGATTTCGTTCAAGACTCTCGGTGTAACGCCGGAATATGCACAGCAAATGGAGTCGTTAGGACTTGGTAAACCAACCATGCATGACCTCACCAGCATGAAGGCTGTTGGCGTCACTCCTGAATACGCTGCCGGATTGAAGAGCGCCGGTTTCACACCGAAAGACTTCCATGAACTGGTCAGCATGCGCGCTGTGGGCGTTACTCCGGAATATGCGAGTGCCATGGCTGCTGCGGGCTTCTCCGCGAACTCTTCACATGACCTGGTCAGCATGAAAGCACAGGGCATGACACCGGAGTATGCGAAGTGGCTGAAAGCAAACTTCCCTAACGCAGACCTGCACGCCATGCGCCAGGCAATCACATTCCACATTGACGAAAAATTCGTCGCCGATGCCAAGGCCCATGGCTTCAACGGGACTGACCTGGATAAGTTGACGAAGCTGAAGATGTCGGGCTTGCTGAACTAA
- a CDS encoding response regulator transcription factor encodes MNQGTILIVEDDTALRHSLSTMLRVLGFETFEAQSGELGLAELRNHKMELVLLDLNMPGMGGIAACKKIRAAYPRLPIIVLTVRDHVEDKVSALDAGADDYVTKPFLLPELAARIRAGIRRMRQSDEDPNQIIEVGDLKIDPLAHRLMRRGVEIHLTPKEFELLLALMKSTGNPIAHHRLLVEVWGAEFGDEREYLRTYISQLRRKIEDDPADPRYLLTENYFGYRFVVPTE; translated from the coding sequence ATGAATCAGGGGACGATTCTGATCGTTGAGGATGACACTGCTCTTCGCCATAGCCTCTCAACCATGTTGAGGGTATTGGGCTTCGAAACGTTTGAGGCGCAATCCGGTGAACTTGGTCTCGCAGAACTACGAAACCACAAGATGGAATTGGTTTTGTTGGATCTCAACATGCCTGGCATGGGTGGTATTGCTGCATGCAAGAAGATACGAGCAGCCTATCCTCGTCTACCGATCATCGTTCTCACTGTAAGAGATCACGTTGAAGATAAGGTATCGGCTCTGGATGCTGGCGCGGACGACTATGTGACGAAACCGTTTCTATTGCCTGAGTTGGCTGCGCGCATCCGAGCTGGGATTCGCAGGATGCGGCAAAGCGATGAAGATCCAAACCAGATCATAGAGGTTGGCGATCTGAAAATTGACCCGCTCGCACATCGGCTGATGCGCAGAGGTGTAGAGATTCACCTCACTCCAAAAGAGTTTGAGTTGCTCTTGGCCCTTATGAAAAGTACGGGAAACCCCATTGCACATCACAGGCTTCTTGTAGAAGTTTGGGGGGCAGAGTTTGGTGATGAGAGAGAGTATCTACGAACTTACATAAGTCAATTACGCCGCAAGATTGAAGATGATCCTGCAGACCCGAGGTATCTGCTTACTGAAAACTACTTCGGATATAGGTTTGTGGTTCCAACAGAGTGA